The Streptomyces sp. NBC_00102 genome segment TCTTCGTTGGCGCGGAGCCAGGAGCGGTGCGTCTGCGTCCGGTGCCGGAGGAAGGCGGCGCGCGGGCTGGTGTCATCGTCCCGCAGGTCACGTGCTGCCGTGAGTTCGGCCGCGCCCGCTTCGTCATCGGTGGTGGCCGTCGCGGTGGCGAGGAGAAGCTGCTCGAAGAGTCGGAGGGAGTCGGAGAAGCCGACCGGGCCCGCAGTGCCCCGGACCTTGGCACCGGTGGCGGTGAGGGCGTGCTTGACGGTGTCGAGAGCGGTGGCGGTCGAGCGGTCAATGGGGCAGCTCGGGTCCTCGGCCCAGATCGCCACGCGGAGTCGGCCGACTTCCTCAGGGCCTGCGGGCAGTTCGACCCGCCAGGGGCTGTTCTCGGCGAGGGACGGAGTCGTCAGCGCGCCAAGGAGCAATTCGAGGTCGTAGGGGTGGCGGGCCAGCGGGCCCGGGGTGAGCATGTCACTGCTGGTGATCCAGCCCGGTGGGCGGGGGATGTGGCCGCGGGTCGGTACGAGTCCGAGCGTGGGTCGCAGGCCGTAGACCCCGCAATAGTGGGCCGGGAGCCGGAGCGATCCGGCGAGGTCGCTGCCGAGGTCGGCAGGGGTGAGGTGGGAGGCGACGGCGGCGGCAGGCCCGCCGGAGGATCCACCGGTGGTATGCGCGGGGTCGTGCGGGTTGAGGGTGGGGCCGAAGAGACCGTTGTCCGTGTGCAGATCCTGGCAGTAGGCAGGCGTGTTGGTCTTCCCCATGATCACCGCGCCCTGGCCGCGGAGCCGGGCCACGGCGACGGCGTCGTGCGTGGGCACGTGGCCGGCCAGGTCCTCGGCACCGCTCGTGGTGCGCAGACCGGCGGTCTCGAAGCTGTCCTTGATCGTGAGGGGAAGGCCGTCGAGCGTGCCCAGGCTTTCATCGTGGGCGCGGCGCTCGTCCGCTGCGTGCGCGGCGGCTCGGGCCGTGTCGTCGTCGCGGGTGACGACCGCGTTCACGCGGCTCGTGGAGATCCGGTGGAGGTGAAGGTCGAGTAGCTCGCGGCTGGAGATTTCGCGGCGGTCCAAGGCGCGGAGCTGGACGTGGGCGGGCTGGTGGGTGAGTTCGTTCGTCATGCGGAGACTCGCTCAAAGTGGGGGGCTCGTGCGGGCTGGCGGGGCAGGTGGCGCGCAACGTCGAGGAGGGCGTCGAGGTCGTCCAAAGGTCCGGTGGTCTGGCGTTCGGCGTCTGCGAACTCGGTCAGCTGGGCGGGGTCGGGGCGGGTGCCGGCAGCCCGGGTGGCGATCCCGGCGAGGATCTGATCCGCCGTGACCGCCGCGGACAGCTCCTGTCCGTGAAGCCCGTGGGCGCGGTGACGGGCCTCGCTGGCCTCGCGGACGGACGCGTCGAGGTACTGGCGGATCACGAAGCGGCCGTCCCGGATCTCGACGGCTCGGCGGTAGAGCCGGATCGAGATACGCCGGAAGCGGCGCCGCTGGGCCGGGGCGACCCTGTCGATCGGCAGCTCGATCTCCGGGGCCTCGCTGTAGAAGGCGAGCCAAAGCGGACGCAAGCGGTAGTAGCTGCGGTATTGCTTGATCCGGTATCCGACGGTCTGGCCCTGGTCGCTGATCGTGGGCACGAGCCAGCCGATGAGCGTGAGCATGGCGCCGACATCCCCGCAGGTCCAGGCGAAGCCCTCCCACGGTGCGAGGGAGGTGTCGAAGAAGCCGGCGATCACATTGCCGATGCGGACGGCGCTGTATCCGAGGGTGACGGTCGCCCCGAGGGCCACGATGCGCAGGCCGAAGCGGACGGATCCGCGGGCGCTGAGGCGGGCCAGGCGCAAACAGGCGCGGGCGAGGAGGACTTCGCCGATGGTGTAGGCCGTGACGTACAGGGTGAGGTACGCGGCGTACCAGCCGTCGTGCGCGTAGTAGAGGGTGAAGTCGATCGGGTGCGGCGCGCTGGGCGTCAGCAGGGCGAACAGCACCAGTAGCCCGACGATCACCGCACATCCGGCGCCGAGCCAGCGATGGCTGCGCGGGCGGGCGGCCTCGGGCGGGGACCCCCAGTAGGTGAGGACCACCTGCTGGCAGGCCAGGAGGGCCACCACGCAGCCCTGCGACAGCGGCACCGAGATGTTGACGGTGCCGAGCACCCGGTCGAGGTAGTTCCACATCGGTGTGATGGAGAAGAGGAACGAGAACCCTGAGAGCAGGAAGACGGCGGCCAGCGCGTCGAAGGCGGGGTCGCGCCGCCGGGTGGGTATGTCCCGCAACAGGCAGAGGAAGCCGAGCGCGGCGACAGTAAGGCTGATCGGGTGGAGCAGGTCCTTCACGGCCGCGCCTCCCGCCGGCGCAGCAGCGTGTGCGTGACCCGATCCTGCTCTTCGTCTCCGGAGGGCTCGTCGCTGCGCAGCCACCGGTCGATGATCTGGCGCTGAAGCAGTGACGCCAACTGTTCGGTGTCCCGCTCTTCGTCTTCGTCGTACTTGGTGCGGCCCAGCATCATCTGCACGGTGGCTGAGCCGACGCTGGTGAGAACGGTGGAGGCGAGGGCAGACGCCGGTCGTTTCTCGTGATGACCAAGCAGCAGGTGGCTGAACTCGTGGGCGATGATGTGGTCTTGGTGGAGGATGCTGGTCCGTGGGTCGTAGAACACGTAGACGGCGTCCTCCGTGACAGCGCAGGCTCCGCACACGGAGGGTGCCTGCTCCCTGGGCACGAGTACCACTGTTCTTCGCGTGCGGCGAGAGACCTCGTCGATGAGGTCTCGGATGTTGGTGACGTGCGGGAGCTTCATCTCGGCCAAAAGGTCAGGCCGGCGCCTGAGTGCGGACCACATTGCACTTCCTTGATCACTCTGCGAACTGCTGCCGTTTTACGCACCGGTTGAGGGCGGCAAACCCTCGGATTGCCTTACGCTCTCGACGATCCCCAGGACGGCGTCCTTGCCGTCCGCAGAGACGTCGGATAGGCGAAGAAGGACGTTCTTGATCTTTGCGTCGCGTAGCAGAGCGAGTAGCTCGATCTCCTGCACGGTCTTTTCGGCGACCGCGTCATCGAACCAATAGGCAGGGTCAACGCCGAAGAATCCTGCGAGCGCTTCGAGGTGACGTTTCGTCGGGTTGTCGCGCTGCCCGGTCCGCAAGAGCCACAGGTACTGCGCGGACAGCTTGCCCAGCCCGCGCTTCTCCATGAGTTCGGCCACTTCCGCGTTACTGAAGGGGCCGCGACCGGGCGGGTGCACCACGTCGAACAGGCGGTTGAGGCGGTCCATGAGCCCCGTGGGGTTCACCTGACCTTCGATCGACTCTTTCATGATCCTTTCCATCGTTGAGGTCGTCGTCACTTCAACCACCCTACCCCGGCATAAACACCAGTTGACGGCGCCATTATGTATATGGAAAGTTCTTCCTCGCCAGCACGTTTCCGTTCGGTGCGTACCGCCTGCTTTCAGATCGGCCTGTCCGTTTCTACCGGCATGGGTACGCCGGGCGAAGTGGCGTAAGCCACATTCGCCCGGCGACATATGTCACGTCTGGCAGAACTAATTGATCTTCGACCGGGAAGCGGAGGCGACGGTGGAAACACACACATCGCAATTCCGCCACGGGTGGCTTCGCGCACCTGGTCTCGCTGTTCGGGCGACCGCAGCAACGGTGCGCTTCGACGTCAGGGTGCAACGGGCCGCATCCCCCGGGAGCGGTTGCGGCTGCAGCCGTAGCTCACGATCATTCGGTGACTGTCTGCAACGTGTACAGAGTTTAAGAACCAAGTCTGGATCTTGACGCAGGACCGTGCGATGTTCGTCGTCGCCGGGCAGTCCGCCCGGGGACGACGAACATGACGAGCACGGACCGGACCACGACGGTCCGCAAACAGCGACGGCGCCCGAGAGCGGGAACTCACGGACGCCGAACGCTAAGCGGCATCTCCGCCCCAGCAAGGGCGGCGATTGCCCACCATCACCACGCTGAGTCCTTCCGAGGGGCGCGTCAGCGTGGCAACACTGCAAAGGGGAGTATCGCATGCCTCCTGCCCTGCGCAAAAGGCCCTTCCGTCTGGCCTGCGCGGCAGCCATCTCCGCCTCGGCGCCACGGCGCCCCGAGCCGGACCGCACCACCTTGGCGTCGGTGAGCCGCCGGGCCCACCCGTTCCTCCGGAGCGGCCGATGAGCAGCGAAGCCCGCGAGTGGGTATGGGAGCACAGTTCCAGCCGGGGGGCCGCGCGCCTGGTCCTCCTGTCGATCGCCGACCGAGTGGCCGACGAGCAGTGCATCTCGTACGCCTCGCTGTCCAGCCTGGCCAGGCGCACCCGTGCCTCGGTGTCCACGGTGCGCGAGGCCGTCGAGCGTCTGCTCGTCGCCGGTGAGCTGGAGCAGCTCGACGACCTCGTCGGCCCGCAGCGCAGCACGGTCTACCGGATCCCCCTCGCCGCGGCTTTGGCGTCGGAGGAGTCGGACGGTCCCGCGCAGCTCCGGGTCTCGGCTCTGCGGCGGTACGGAATCCGCCCGCGTGAGGTGCCGGATTCCCCCGCGAGGGTCCGGAAACCGGCAGTACCGGAAACCGGCAGGTCGAGGCGGATTCCGGCACCGCGACGTACCGGCTACCGGCACAGCGATGTACCGGTGGCCGGTACACAGAACCTTAGTGAACCTGATTTGAACCGGAGGTACAGCAGTAGTGGTGCGGCCGTCCTGTCGGCTGCGGAGTGGCAGGTCGACGCCGCCACCCACGCCTGGACCCGCCAGCAGGGACACCTGGACCGCCTCGGCGAGGAGGGCCTGCGCGCCGCGGACGCGAAGTGGCGGGCTCATCGTTCCACCCTCAAGCCGCGGCCGGCGGAAGCCTGGGCTGTCGACTGGCGCTCCTGGGTCGCCCGGGAGCACGCCCCCAGCCACC includes the following:
- a CDS encoding secondary metabolite protein — protein: MFYDPRTSILHQDHIIAHEFSHLLLGHHEKRPASALASTVLTSVGSATVQMMLGRTKYDEDEERDTEQLASLLQRQIIDRWLRSDEPSGDEEQDRVTHTLLRRREARP
- a CDS encoding MAB_1171c family putative transporter; translated protein: MKDLLHPISLTVAALGFLCLLRDIPTRRRDPAFDALAAVFLLSGFSFLFSITPMWNYLDRVLGTVNISVPLSQGCVVALLACQQVVLTYWGSPPEAARPRSHRWLGAGCAVIVGLLVLFALLTPSAPHPIDFTLYYAHDGWYAAYLTLYVTAYTIGEVLLARACLRLARLSARGSVRFGLRIVALGATVTLGYSAVRIGNVIAGFFDTSLAPWEGFAWTCGDVGAMLTLIGWLVPTISDQGQTVGYRIKQYRSYYRLRPLWLAFYSEAPEIELPIDRVAPAQRRRFRRISIRLYRRAVEIRDGRFVIRQYLDASVREASEARHRAHGLHGQELSAAVTADQILAGIATRAAGTRPDPAQLTEFADAERQTTGPLDDLDALLDVARHLPRQPARAPHFERVSA
- a CDS encoding XRE family transcriptional regulator — translated: MTTTSTMERIMKESIEGQVNPTGLMDRLNRLFDVVHPPGRGPFSNAEVAELMEKRGLGKLSAQYLWLLRTGQRDNPTKRHLEALAGFFGVDPAYWFDDAVAEKTVQEIELLALLRDAKIKNVLLRLSDVSADGKDAVLGIVESVRQSEGLPPSTGA
- a CDS encoding amidase family protein, producing MTNELTHQPAHVQLRALDRREISSRELLDLHLHRISTSRVNAVVTRDDDTARAAAHAADERRAHDESLGTLDGLPLTIKDSFETAGLRTTSGAEDLAGHVPTHDAVAVARLRGQGAVIMGKTNTPAYCQDLHTDNGLFGPTLNPHDPAHTTGGSSGGPAAAVASHLTPADLGSDLAGSLRLPAHYCGVYGLRPTLGLVPTRGHIPRPPGWITSSDMLTPGPLARHPYDLELLLGALTTPSLAENSPWRVELPAGPEEVGRLRVAIWAEDPSCPIDRSTATALDTVKHALTATGAKVRGTAGPVGFSDSLRLFEQLLLATATATTDDEAGAAELTAARDLRDDDTSPRAAFLRHRTQTHRSWLRANEERLRLRETWQRFFTDAECDVIITPAAPTPALLAGTRSLVVDGVERSFFDQTGWLNLTSHVGLPSLIVPVAANPEGLPIGVQIIGPVYSDRTLLTLAGALAPILEEAAAVV
- a CDS encoding helix-turn-helix domain-containing protein, yielding MSSEAREWVWEHSSSRGAARLVLLSIADRVADEQCISYASLSSLARRTRASVSTVREAVERLLVAGELEQLDDLVGPQRSTVYRIPLAAALASEESDGPAQLRVSALRRYGIRPREVPDSPARVRKPAVPETGRSRRIPAPRRTGYRHSDVPVAGTQNLSEPDLNRRYSSSGAAVLSAAEWQVDAATHAWTRQQGHLDRLGEEGLRAADAKWRAHRSTLKPRPAEAWAVDWRSWVAREHAPSHPNLHAGSGRSTASPGGMTRTEAHTAALLAALDEPTGTEG